CTGCCAATGAACGATGCGCATCAGCCTCTGCTCTCAATCCAAAGGGAAGGTGAGAGTGATTTCCCTGTCTGAGCCATGTCTCCCATCAGCATCATCTGCTAAAGTATCCCACAAAAGGACCAAAGAATTGCAGTCCCTGGGctgaggggagggcagggactgCACCCTCTGTGCTACCCAGTGGAACCTAACACAGCAAAGTGGGTGAGGAGGAGGTGGGTCCCTGGCCTTGCCCTGCCTCTGTATTGCCCATGAAGTGGGACTGGCCCGCAAGGGGGGTGTACTGTACCACATAGAAATGAGCATGCTCCCCATGAGCGTTGAGACATTCTCCTACTGGAGCTGGACAGCTCTGCACCACCCCCGATGCAGGACTATGCCCTAAACAAATGACTGAGCCTTAGATTAGACATGATGTGGCAGGGAGAGTACAGGGGAGAGTCTGGGAAGCCAAGGGATAAGAGTGGCTGATCAGGAAACAGGCTTATGGGGTTTTATGCATGTATCTTGGTCCTGCCTTTTTATTACAATGTACTAACTTCTGAGGACAGTGGAACAaagtctctctcgctctctctcgaTATTTATATCATATTCCCAATAATGGTGTCTGGGCAACTAGTACATTACTTAGGTGAGAGCAAGGTCAGTTATGGAAGACTAACTGAAAGGAGGGAGGTGTTTCAAGGAGCAATGTGAGGCTGTATAGTGCGCAGGGCAGGGAAGATGTACCAGTCTCAGGAACATTTAACAGCTCTAATACTCGGtcaatttttcaaaagaaatttttttttatttggaggcAAATTCCTAATCTGAAATCAACCTCAGGCTTCTGTATCCAGCAACTCTCTGAATCGAGAAAGAAAGAGCATAGCGGAGCAGGAGACACGTATCTTAGGCTTGCAGTTGCCTTAGTTCTGTTGTAAGCAGAGCCCTTAGAAAGAAATTAATAATTACTTAGGTGTCCAGGGCTCCCAGGGATCTTTTATCATTCAGAGGTCACATTGTACATCCGATCCACTAAGATCCATGCAGGCAACGCTATTTGGATGATACGGTTTGTCAAGAGTATAGCAGGCTTCCAATATGAGCATGAAAGAGTTCCGGGGGAGGATTAAGCACCAATGCTAAAATGTTCAGATTTGGGTGCTTACAGGTTCCAGCAGGATCtggggatgctcagcacttcttaaaTCAGGTcacttctttaggtgcctaaatatgaattttaaGTGCCTACTTTTAGGCAGCCCAATTTGCTTTGGCCTGAAGACTGTTTCAATTAAGACTAATAGGTCTTTCTTAGAAAACACATGATAGCTTCTCTCCTAGCCCCTCGCCTTCTGATTAGAGAGATTGGCCTGAAGCAAAATCCAGGGGCCaaactccagatccaaacttcctaGGCCAAATTCTTCAGTTATACAAGTGCAAGGGCAGTGGTGAAGCCTATGAAGTTACCCTGGATTCATACTGATGTAACAGAGCAAAATTTGACCTCAGATCTCTATAATGGGTCAATACCCAGGCTTCAAACTCTCACATACTCAGGCGCGCAATATTCAGATCCAAACCTAAATGTTCCAGGTTTCAGAGGTGTTCAAATTTGGCCCATTACACAGCCTGCAAACTCAGAACCAAACCAAGATCCAGATCTGAGGTTTGGATTCATTCCCCACTCTACTTCTAACGAGTGAAAGCAGGTTCTGTGTTGTACATGAATACAAAGGGTAGCTGTAGAGTTAGATTGCTATAAAGAATCATTCTTGCTGATCAGCTATATAGCAAATGAGTAACGCAGCAGTGACATGGGGTATACGAGAGGTGAGAGAGGCGATGTTTCAGTGCTCAGCAGAATCAGATCCTAAGGATAGCTGGACCAGCAAAACAGGAGGAATGCAAGATAGCTGGCAACAACAAGAGATAAATTGGGTTTTGCAAGACTTGGGTTTGAGGACAAGGGGCAGCAGGTTCAGAACAATTTGGCAAGAGACCAAAGATATATTCTCCTGGAAAGGATAAAAGTGTTATATTTATCCATGTCATGCCTTTGCAATGGCCTTGGTATTGCATGGCCCTATCTGAAGCAAAATGAAGAGCTTTGTCCAGCTTTCACATGtgactgtcctcctcctcccatgtAGTCATGATGAGTTCCACTTGCCTATGACATTCTTCCAGGTACTCAAGCCCCACCCACTTGTTTATGCAGCTCCATGGCTTCTGGTCACCCTGATGCATAGACCAAGAAGCCAGGAGGTGGAGTTAAAGTACAGCTTTGTAAGCATGATCAGGCAGTTAGGGAATTATttactctctgctcctggggctaGGGTCAGAGGGGACAATGGAGAGGGAATTGGGAATGTTGCTCTGGTTGGGTGTATCTGAAAGTGGCACAAAGCCCATTGTCATCTACTTAATGTACACGGTGGGTTGCAGGTCAGATtcttgtaccagatatggactgagAGAGATAGATAGAAATGTGTTTTCCATGAGATcctttaatgcagtggttctcaaacttcaaaCTATTACACAACCTCAGGAGCAGGGACCGAAGCCTGAGACCGCTCGAGCCCTGCCACTCCAGATGGGGGTGGACAAAGCCAAAACCCAAGCCCTGCCGCCCTGGGTGGGggtccaaagcctgagcctgagccccaccaccacaggcaggggggccaaagcccaagagcttcGGCCCAGCCCATGGGctttgggctttggccccgggccccagcggtggggtttgagctttggccccgggtggtggggcttgggcttcagcaaGTCTAATACCAgtcctggcgaccccattaaaacagggtcccgacccacagtttgagaactgctgctttaatgCACTGCCAGGCATGGCTGTCAGAAGGGGTGTTACACACTGCACCACCTAGTGGATGAACATATAATACAATTTAACATTCTATTACAGTCATGGAGACAAAGGCCTATTTTGGCTCTCTCACAGGCCTAATGCTGCCTCTGCTTGTTAGGTTAGAGGCTTAGGAACTATGGAGATGAGCACAGAGTTAGATCTGATTAGCCTTTGTTTGCTCCTGTATGTCAATTACTTGATTAATATGTGCCAGGCTGTCATGGGGTCTTTAAGAAGTTATTGCAAGTCTCTGTTCGTGCAGTTTTATTGATCCTCTGTGGACATTAGACTGTCTCTCATGAGATTTCCCAATACGTTCACCTTTCTTACTGCTTCCATctttctctgccccagcctaTAACCCCATGTTGGCAGACCACATTCCCTTGGGGTTGTGCAGCACCTTAAGGCAGGTTGGCCACTTCCCCTGCCATGACCCGAAGGACCTAGGCGGCAAGCCTAGCCAGCTGCTGAATGGATGCATGAGGACCCAGCAAAGCCCTCCTCCCACTCAGCCCAACACTGGACCATGTCTGACTCTTACTGTCATCtgcctgtttctttctttttgttctaaAGACCGTTCCACCTGCTATTTATCACCTCTCCCAGATCCTTACTAGAGATGTTAAATAAGACTGTAAAGTGGAGCTAACACTTCCTGTCTCCCACCCTGAACCCTGTCTGGTTCAGATTCTAAGATCTCCAGAAAAGGGACTGTCTGTCACTATGTGTccatacagtacctagcacaatggagccctgggcTCATTTGGGGGCTTGCAAGCACTGCTGCAGTGCAAATAATAACAAATTAACCCAGTAGACCAAACTGTTCCGCATACAGATTAACTTTCTTTTGCACCTCTCTGCTAACATGCTGTTTTGCATCTTATTTCAACTACACTCCTCAGGGAATGATAACAATGATCACTTCATCTCCTTCAGCAGTGGTGTAAAAGAAGGGGATGACTTCCTCGGGCACAAATGGAGGGGTTACACTGATACCAGTATGTCCTGCACACACCATCCAGACCTATAAACAAGAGGCTTCTGATGCTTTTGTTACaatggtccagtagttagggcactagccttgGAGTGACAAaaccctggttcaattccctgttctgctacaaacttcctgtgtgaccttggtcaactcacttagtctctctgtgcctcagttccccatctgtaaaatggggtaatagcACTTTGCTATCTCACAAGAGTGTTGTGAATAGATTGTGAGGTGCCAAGGTACCAAAGGACATATAAGCACCAGAGATagaaaactgcttttttttttctaaaatgcttCATGAAAAATCATTTCTTCACTTTCCTAACAGGAAACCCCAATCCAAGCAATTGCTGCTAGTTCAGCTGCAGGCTCTGCTCTGCATCCTTTCAAGCTGCAATAGCTAGGACTACGATCTAATTCAAGCAAACTCACTGGCAACCCTCTGGCCGAGGCACATGGCACTCTGAAGTGCACTGTTGGTGGGAGAATCATCTCTGAAACAGTAACCCCCCTTCATGTGAAGGGAAGAGGTCATCAAAGACAGGCCGCAGTATCTTCATTTCCCCAGAGTCATGGCCAGAATTAGCAGAAACCCTTTGTGAGGAATTAGCACAGTGCCTCAGTCAAACAGAGCAATAGGATATTTAAACTATGCAGGCCAGATTCTGAGGTCAGAGGGATCTTGCACAAGTAAGGACCTCAAGATTTGATCTTATAAAAGTTTTTTCAAACATACACCAATATCCAGAAGCGCAGGAACAGCAAAAATCTCACCCATCTAACCACCCGTCCCCCCCGCATAAAACCTCAACATAAGTAAAGTCCACCCCGGGTTGAACGGCCGTGGTAGTTTCTTTAAgggttaaaaaataaatcctCAGCTGTTGCCAGGAAACGGCCAGAAAAactaaacaagcaaacaaacccgAAAGAGCTAGTGCTCATGCAGATAGACACCAAGCCAAAGCAATCAGCAGAAAGAACCACCCTAGCAGAAATAACACAGACACACGCAGCTGCTTTGTGGCTTATCTTCTCAGGTTTGGTGGCTTTCAATTGGGTAGTTAATGTTCCCTGGATGAGGGGCAGAAcctttcattttggtttttgaaTTGCACTGTAAATATTTAGGGCATGATCATGGCCAGCCCTGTAGGCAGCAATATGGGAGGCAGTAATGCAGCTTCCCCCAACCCACCTTGCACGCCCCCGGGAGTGCAGAGGCTACTAATTATGGTGCTTAGGAGCAACTCACCTgaaagtgggcggggggggggaagagagaggagtagACAGGGCTATTGTTCTACCTACTCACCCCATCTACACTGACCAATGGATTTGGCTGGTTGGCTGCATAAAATGAGATTATTTAAAGGGGTGTCACAGACTATGCTCCTCTCTGTGTAACCAGGGAGCTTCAGGATGCTTCCCAGTGCTCACCCTGCATCTGTCCCCAGCTCCACACTGCCCCAGCACAGGGCTATGCCTTGAGGGCACCGTCTAGCCCTCAGTTACTTTAGCATGGTTTTATGTCATGTAAATACTTAGTTGGAAACTGCCACATGGGGCACAGCCTGTAGCATGAAGCCTCCGTTTGTACAGGAACGGATTGCACCAGAGCACTGTGATCTGCTGTGGTGAAGACAATGGTGTGAGAGCAGGTCAGGCAATGGGCCCATTGAGTAGAGGCATCAGAGGCCTTTCACTGGTGTCTGTCTCGGTGTAACTGCATGCAGACATAAAGAATTTCTGACCACTGCACTCAATCCTACATACGGCTTTGCCATCAGAACATGAAAAGGAGTCTTGTTTTTCTGGACAGCCAAAAAGCTAGTTTGACATTGTACGGGTAAAAAACAGCTTTAGGATACAATGCCCTcaaaaaaaaggtgtgtgtgtgggaggggggaaactaACAAGTGGTCACAACAAGAGACTGGGAGTTAGGGCTCCTGGGTTACATTCCCAGTTCTGACATTGATTTGCTGTGTGaacttcagcaagtcacttcacctctctgagactcagtttccccatctggaataTTTACCTTCCCCAAGGAGTATTGTGCGGCTTAATTAATTAAGGTTTCTAAAGATAATGGAGGCCCCAGTGCGAAAGGTACTATAGAGCCACTATATGTTACTTTCAGTGCTCTGTTAAGTACATGCAGCATCAGAATCAGAAACTTCTGAGACAACAAACTTTGACAGTCTGAACTCCAGTTAGACAAGTCACCTGGACACTCACCTACATTCTGAGCAGGGAGAGATAACAGCTGCTTATCTCAGAGTTCTGGCTTATAGAAAATGGGGGTTTGCTACAATGGGAGCATTAGAGCAAAACACCCAGTGCTACCGGCTTCTCCCGCACTCAGTCCCAAATCTCAGCAAATAGATTAGAGGGTCTTCCCCCTACtccttaaaatgaaaatattgtccCCTCAGAAACTCTTGATacctctgttttcccctccctcaggATGAAAGTGCATACCTAGTGCTAGGCATTTCAGACTGTTTACAGGCTTCTAGAATTCCCAGGCACTTCAGGACAGGGCCTTCTGGTTGTTTCCAAATGGACAGCCAGAACTTTTATAAGCGTACCTTGGTTTCAGAGTCTATTTGTTATATGTAAACACTGGCCAGGAAAACACCCCTTGGGCATGCTCAGTAATGTTCAGCTCCTTGCAAAAGGCAAGGGGAAAGTCACATGTGATAACAGTGAGAAGTCCATATGTGACTATTCTTAGCCCTGGAATGTATACAACACCTCATTGCCTGGTGGTTCTTTCACAAAGCTCCGGAAAGCAGCGAAAGTGCCTTCAGAATAAACAAATCCAGAAATGACCCTCCATGAATCACTTACCAACAGAAAGAAACATCTTGAGGGTATATAGTTTTACTCATGTACAGTACTAGCTATGGAAAATCTCAGCAGAGACTAAAGGACACAAAGTGAGTGAATACAGTGAAGGACAACATAAGGTAAACATTTCTACCATGTGATTTCACCGCAGATTGAGCAGTCAGATTGTCATGAAGATAGATAGCCATCTTATTGTTCTGCCTGGTACATTGTTTAGTCGTGTGTCTGAttaatataaaaaacaacaactaagcAGAGTTAATAAATAACCATTTCAGTGCAGATCCCCAGTCTCTAGAGTTTAGTTTGTCCTTTGCAGAGTTTAGCTCTGCCAGATTTATATTCTTCAGTAATGACTAACTCTAAGGAAAAGAGACATAAGTTACTAAAttgcaaatactttaaaaatagtgaagaaaaatactttaaaaatagtgAAGCTAAGCACGTTTATTAGACATGTTTAAAATGAACATACAATTTGCTCAGGGCTTTTCGCTTTAGCCCCAAGTCAGCAAGATAATTTTAGTGCTTATGCTTCGTGTCAGGCTAACAGAAGATTCCAACCTCACATCTgatacctttaaaaaacaaacaagcagatgCTGAATGACCTCCTTTCCCACTGCACTTAACCACTGTTCTTATTTCTGTGCACAAACAGAGTTAGAATATTTAGAGTAACCATCAATGTTCTGATCCCTGGCCCCTTTGGAGCTGAGCATTTCAATAAAAGCTGCTAAGAACTTGTTTTCCCTGCCAAGCCCAATATTCCTCTCTCACACATTTCGCTATGGAGGAAGAATCTGCAAAGGACTTTCTCTTCAAAGACCAGGACTTCTCCTCCGAACTATTGAGGCAGCTCAACGTTTTAAGGCAAAACGGGATGTTGACTGATGTTACTCTCTGCACTAGCGAGTTTGAAATCCCTTGCCACAGGAATGTGTTGGCTGCAAGCAGTCCTTACTTCAAGGCAATGTTCTGTAACAACTTTAAAGAGAGTTGCCAGGCAAAAGTTGACTTGAAAGGCATTGACTCCAATATTTTGTATCAGATTGTCCTTTATGTTTACACAGGAGAGATTCTTATAACACCCGAGAACGTCTTGTACCTAATGGAGGCCACTTCCATGTTACAGTACATTAAATTGTTCCAGGCCTGCTCCTTGTACCTCCAGGACCAGCTGACTCCTGAGAATTGCCTGAGCATGTTAAGGTTCTCTGAAATCTTGAACTGCCAGAATCTCAATAAGAAAGCCAAGGAGATGGCTCTCAAATACTTTCCTGAAGTAGCCTCTTCTGAAGACCTGAAGGAGCTTTGTGCACTGGAGTTGATCGATTACCTTGGAGACGATGAGCTCTGTGGTGAGGAGGAACAAGTGTTTGAGACACTGATGGTCTGGATCCGGCACGATCTCCAGGCACGACAGGGCTATATCCAAGATTTGTTCAAGAAGGTCCGGCTTCAGTATGTCCACCCAACCTTCCTTTTCCACTTCATTGCCAATAATTCCCTCATTCAGTCGTCACCCGCTTGTAGAAGCATCCTGGAATCAGCGAGGAGACAGATGTTCTCATTATATAGCACTAGCACTCCTGACACCAAACCCATGTGGCACGTTCCTCGCAGATATTCGTACCAAGAGTTCCTCATAATCATTGGTGGCAGGAAGGACAACCAGACGACAACCAGGGACGTCCTGCTGTATGACGAGAAGACCAACCAGTGGCTGAGCCTCGCCAAGCATCCTGTGCGCCTTTACAAAGCCTCTGCAGTGAGCTTGCATAGCAATATCTATGTGCTAGGAGGGATGCCCGTTAGCTGTGAGAAAAGTCCAGTCAGTGATAATGTTTATATTTTCTCCCTCAAGCTAAATCAGTGGAGAGTAGTTGAACACATGCTGGTTCCACGCTATTCTCACAGGAGCATAGCCTATAAGAACTACATTTTCTCAATTGGAGGAATTGGAGAGAAACAGGAAATTCTGAATTCCATGGAGAGGTACGACAGCATTTATAACATCTGGGAGAACATGGCAAACATGCCTGTTGCTGTCCTTCACCCTGCCGTTGCAGCTAAAGACCAAAGAATTTATCTCTTTGGAGGGGAAGACATTATGCAAAACCCTGTCCGTCTAATACAGGTAATTGTCACTCCTGCTCATCTTATATGCATTTCCTCCAGGGTATTCAGTGACTGACACCCAAGCCCAGCTAGTGAAATCAAAGCCCAATATAGAACTGAATTTGCAATGAGTCTCATGTAGTCGAAGGCAAGATACACATGCTAAGTTGCAAATGCTCATTCAGGGGAGTCCAGTATGTAGGAAATGCTGTTCAAATGCTTTTATATTTCCACAAGTAGCCTTTATTATTGTTAAGGCCCAAACCCTGAGGCCCTTCTGAGGTTTTACTCAGTCCTTTCTCAGGCagattcccattggtttcaatgagagTTTGCCTGATTGAGTAAAACTGAGTAAAGATCTCAGGGTCGGCTCTATGTGAtgttagtgcttgtgaaaggtgtcaTATTGACAGTCTTGCAAACTGATGCCCACTCAGGCCCTGACTCCAGGAACTTAACCACATGGCTAACTTTATatgtgagtattcccattgaagtcagtgctcACTATTAGGCAGGTGCTTAAGTTCCTGGCTGAATCTGGGTCTCAGTCCTTTGTCTCTCCTCAGACAGTAACAGCAAAGACACTAGTTGTGATGGTGGTTACTGTGATATGGATTCCTATTCACTAGGACCAGGACTGAAACTGCTATTTCATCTCACACaagccagtggttcccaatgGCCCATGCGCTCCCTACTGAGGGTCTGTGGTTTCCAGTTGGTCACTTAACACTGGCTCTCCACCTCACTGCCAGctgtaaaactgttttaaaaggaGGCAAAAATGCATTAAATACTTTCATATTTCATGTGTTAGTCATGTGTTAATATTGTTTTTCCTGGCAAGTGTAACCACCTGGTCAGTGTGTTTTTTGGGTCCCTCAATGTGCCcagtccacagaggatatgagtctgttacagctctcAGAGAGAGCCTAGctgtttagctcaagctgtaaagACTTATGCTTTTAATTCTGCAGGTGCCTGGTTCAACCCATAGTGTCAACCAAGGTGGTAGAGGTTGCCTAGTGAGGGCTTGTCCAAGATTTAaaccatcatagaatatcagggttggaagggatctcaggaggtcatctagtccaaccccctgctcaaagcagggccaatccccaactaaatcatcccagccagggctttgtcaagcctgaccttaaaaacctcaaaggaaggagattccaccacctccctaggtaatgcattccagtgcttcaccaccctcctagtgaaaaagtttttcctaatatccaacctaaaccttcctcactgcaacttgagaccattactctttgttctgtcatctgctaccactgagaacagtctagagccatcctctttggaaccccctttcaggtagttgaaagcagctatcatatcccccctcattcttctcttctgcagactaaacaatcccagttccctcagcctcgcctcataagtcatgtgttccagtcccctaatcatttttgttgccctccactggactctttccaatttttccacatccttcttgtagtgtggggcccaaaactggacacagtactccagatgaggcctcaccaatgttgaatagtggggaacgatcacgtccctcgatctgctggcaatacccctacttatacagcccaaaatgccattagtcttcttggcaacaagggcacactgttgactcatatccagcttctcgtccactgtacccctaggtccttttctgcagaactgctacctatccattcggtccctagtcttagcagtgcatgggattcttccgttctaagtgcaggactctgcacttgtctttgttgaacctcatcagatttcttttggcccaatcctctaatttgtctaggtccctctgtatcctatccctaccctccagcgtatatacttctcctcccagtttagtgtcatctgcaaacttgctgagggtggacCTCAGATGCTCAGAGGATGAGATTCCTCTACTCACAGGAAGCATGTATCCCACTCTATGTGTCCCTCTCAGATCCTCTGTGGGTCAGGCACAGAGTCTGTTACAGCTTTCAGCTACAGATCCTGGTTCTTTAATcctagaggtccctggttcaatccctgttGACCAAGATGGCAACAGCACATAATCAACTCTGTACTTACCACAGGGATGTAATTCAATTATCAGTGGAAGTTAGATGCAGGTGGGAGATGTCTCCGAGACAATCACTTAGTAGATGTGGTTGACACATTTGACACTCCAAACATAGGCCTCTGAACAGCCAGCTTCTGGCAATAGCTCT
The window above is part of the Chelonia mydas isolate rCheMyd1 chromosome 2, rCheMyd1.pri.v2, whole genome shotgun sequence genome. Proteins encoded here:
- the KLHL38 gene encoding kelch-like protein 38, with the translated sequence MEEESAKDFLFKDQDFSSELLRQLNVLRQNGMLTDVTLCTSEFEIPCHRNVLAASSPYFKAMFCNNFKESCQAKVDLKGIDSNILYQIVLYVYTGEILITPENVLYLMEATSMLQYIKLFQACSLYLQDQLTPENCLSMLRFSEILNCQNLNKKAKEMALKYFPEVASSEDLKELCALELIDYLGDDELCGEEEQVFETLMVWIRHDLQARQGYIQDLFKKVRLQYVHPTFLFHFIANNSLIQSSPACRSILESARRQMFSLYSTSTPDTKPMWHVPRRYSYQEFLIIIGGRKDNQTTTRDVLLYDEKTNQWLSLAKHPVRLYKASAVSLHSNIYVLGGMPVSCEKSPVSDNVYIFSLKLNQWRVVEHMLVPRYSHRSIAYKNYIFSIGGIGEKQEILNSMERYDSIYNIWENMANMPVAVLHPAVAAKDQRIYLFGGEDIMQNPVRLIQVYHISRNMWFRMETRMVKNVCAPAVVIGDRIIIVGGYTRRIIAYDTKANKFVKCADMKDRRMHHGAAVIKNKLYVTGGRCLTADNTIQDSDSLDCYDPETDTWTLKGKLPHKLFDHGCLALQCVPYSNLL